A single region of the Rhipicephalus microplus isolate Deutch F79 chromosome 10, USDA_Rmic, whole genome shotgun sequence genome encodes:
- the LOC142774305 gene encoding uncharacterized protein LOC142774305, which translates to MPYSVFHDQLLLRTLRWNEIENMYLLRTAPRRDLQINGLLDLNGMDFTTFYRSFRFQKGDLEDLMEALLIPEEVVSAQWVRVSGREALCMTLRRLAYPNRLCELELFFMRHSSVISSVVSKVLAHIDYYFGHLLADLTVHKWLNLQSLELFSQAVHRKGAPLKNCWGFIDGTARRICRPSARQEDYFSGHKRYHALKFQTLMCANGITCQLDGPFPGRRHDAGILKETALLETVTQGRTYVIYGDPAYPLRPLLYKPFGGASLRPHEVNFNKRMSSVRQAVEWGFGRVVADFAFVDFYKSQKMTRQRVGRMYKVATLFLNCRTCMYGSQVSTYFDVTPPTLREYLVPFEMPA; encoded by the exons ATGCCGTACAGCGTATTTCACGACCAACTGCTCCTGCGAACTTTACGATGGAACGAAATCGAAAATATGTATTTGCTCCGAACTGCACCGCGCCGTGACCTCCAGATAAACGGACTTCTTGATTTGAACGGAATGGACTTTACTACATTCTACCGCTCGTTCAGGTTCCAAAAAGGAGACCTGGAAGATTTGATGGAAGCCTTGCTGATTCCCGAAGAGGTCGTGAGCGCTCAATGGGTTCGAGTGTCTGGTCGCGAGGCGCTGTGCATGACGTTGCGGCGTCTAGCCTACCCGAATCGTCTCTGTGAGCTGGAGCTCTTCTTTATGCGCCACAGCTCGGTAATATCAAGTGTGGTGTCTAAAGTGTTAGCCCACATAGATTACTACTTCGGGCACCTCCTTGCGGACCTTACAGTGCACAAGTGGCTCAATCTGCAATcactggagctgttttctcag GCTGTGCACAGGAAAGGTGCTCCATTGAAGAATTGCTGGGGATTTATTGACGGAACAGCGAGACGAATTTGTCGACCATCAGCTAGACAAGAAGACTATTTTTCTGGGCACAAACGCTATCATGCTTTGAAGTTTCAGACATTGATGTGCGCAAATGGCATAACCTGTCAGTTGGATGGCCCATTTCCAGGCCGTCGTCATGACGCTG gtatCCTAAAGGAAACTGCCCTCTTGGAGACAGTTACTCAAGGCCGCACATATGTAATATATGGAGACCCCGCCTACCCACTCAGGCCACTGCTCTACAAGCCTTTTGGAGGTGCTTCTTTGCGTCCCCATGAGGTTAACTTCAATAAGCGCATGAGCTCAGTGCGGCAGGCTGTTGAGTGGGGCTTCGGCAGAGTCGTTGCAGACTTTGCCTTCGTTGATTTTTATAAAAGCCAGAAGATGACTCGGCAGAGGGTGGGTCGGATGTACAAAGTTGCAACACTGTTCTTAAACTGCCGTACTTGCATGTATGGCAGCCAAGTGTCTACATATTTTGATGTTACTCCGCCCACCCTCAGAGAATACCTTGTGCCATTTGAGATGCCAGCATAG